From the genome of Cytobacillus firmus, one region includes:
- a CDS encoding UDP-N-acetylglucosamine 1-carboxyvinyltransferase, translating to MEKLMIAGGYPLKGTVRISGAKNSAVALIPATILAESPVTIEGLPDISDVQILKDLLEEIGGTVEFSENDMTVDPSSMISMPLPNGKVKKLRASYYLMGAMLGRFKKAVIGLPGGCHLGPRPIDQHIKGFEALGARVTNEQGAIYLRADELRGARIYLDVVSVGATINIMLAAVRAKGRTIIENAAKEPEIIDVATLLTNMGAKIKGAGTDVIRIDGVDHLHGCQHTIIPDRIEAGTYMIVGAAAGEGVLIDNVIPHHLESLIAKLREMGVQIETNDDQVFVGPAEKMKAVDIKTLVYPGFPTDLQQPLTSLLTGAEGTSMVTDTIYSARFKHIDELRRMNANIKVEGRSAIINGPVQLQGAKVKASDLRAGAALVIAGLMAEGVTEVTGLEHIDRGYSHLVEKLNGLGATIWREEMSKEEMEQMKNA from the coding sequence ATGGAAAAGCTAATGATTGCAGGTGGATATCCTTTAAAAGGCACTGTCCGGATCAGCGGGGCGAAGAATAGTGCCGTCGCATTGATTCCAGCTACCATTTTAGCGGAATCGCCTGTAACAATTGAAGGTTTGCCGGATATTTCGGATGTACAAATTCTAAAAGATTTGCTTGAAGAAATAGGGGGCACTGTCGAATTCTCTGAAAATGATATGACAGTTGATCCCTCTTCCATGATTTCCATGCCTTTGCCGAACGGAAAAGTAAAAAAACTGCGTGCTTCCTATTATTTAATGGGAGCGATGCTCGGCCGATTTAAAAAAGCGGTTATTGGACTTCCAGGAGGATGCCACCTCGGGCCAAGACCAATCGATCAGCATATAAAAGGGTTTGAAGCACTTGGCGCGCGTGTGACCAATGAACAGGGAGCCATTTACCTTCGTGCCGATGAACTGCGCGGAGCCCGTATTTATCTCGATGTTGTCAGTGTGGGAGCAACCATCAATATCATGCTTGCCGCTGTCAGGGCAAAAGGCAGAACCATTATCGAAAATGCCGCAAAAGAGCCTGAGATCATTGATGTTGCTACGCTTTTGACCAATATGGGCGCGAAAATCAAGGGTGCCGGCACTGATGTAATCCGCATTGATGGCGTGGATCATCTGCATGGCTGCCAGCATACGATCATCCCGGACAGGATTGAAGCGGGAACGTATATGATTGTTGGTGCAGCGGCCGGAGAAGGCGTGCTGATTGACAATGTCATCCCTCATCATCTTGAGTCCTTAATTGCAAAACTGCGCGAAATGGGCGTTCAGATTGAAACGAACGATGACCAGGTATTTGTCGGGCCAGCTGAGAAAATGAAAGCTGTGGACATTAAAACACTTGTCTATCCAGGCTTCCCTACAGACCTGCAGCAGCCGCTGACTTCTCTGTTAACGGGAGCAGAAGGGACAAGCATGGTCACTGATACTATTTATAGTGCCCGTTTTAAGCATATTGATGAGCTGCGCAGAATGAATGCCAATATTAAAGTGGAAGGGCGCTCTGCGATCATCAATGGGCCTGTTCAGCTTCAGGGTGCTAAAGTTAAGGCGAGTGATCTGCGCGCAGGCGCAGCATTGGTAATTGCCGGCTTGATGGCGGAGGGAGTTACCGAAGTCACAGGCTTAGAGCATATTGACAGAGGCTACAGCCACCTGGTTGAAAAGCTGAATGGACTTGGTGCCACAATTTGGCGCGAAGAAATGAGCAAGGAAGAAATGGAACAAATGAAGAACGCGTAA
- the rho gene encoding transcription termination factor Rho → MGLNISSLENMKLKELYELAREYKVSYYSKLSKKELIFAILKARAEQEGYFFMEGVLEIIQSEGFGFLRPINYSPSSEDIYISASQIRRFDLRNGDKVSGKVRPPKENERYFGLLQVEAVNGDDPESAKERVHFPGLTPLYPNRHMKLETGTRQLSTRIMDLLAPVGFGQRGLIVAPPKAGKTMLLKEIANSITTNHPEAELIVLLIDERPEEVTDIERSVAGDVVSSTFDEVPENHIKVAELVLERAMRLVEHKRDVVILMDSITRLARAYNLVIPPSGRTLSGGIDPAAFHRPKRFFGAARNIEEGGSLTILATALVDTGSRMDDVIYEEFKGTGNMELHLDRSLAERRIFPAIDIRRSGTRKEELLIQKDHLDKLWAIRKSMSDSPDFAEKLLRKLRQTKSNEEFFANLAEEMKAKRS, encoded by the coding sequence ATGGGTTTAAACATTTCAAGTTTAGAAAATATGAAGCTTAAAGAGCTTTATGAACTTGCCCGTGAATATAAAGTTTCTTATTACAGCAAGTTATCGAAAAAAGAATTAATTTTTGCCATCCTGAAAGCAAGAGCAGAACAGGAGGGCTACTTCTTCATGGAAGGTGTCCTGGAGATCATTCAGTCTGAAGGATTCGGCTTCCTTCGTCCAATTAACTATTCACCAAGCTCAGAGGATATTTATATTTCCGCTTCCCAGATCCGCCGTTTCGATTTGAGAAACGGAGATAAGGTTTCAGGTAAAGTCCGTCCTCCAAAAGAAAATGAGCGTTATTTCGGCCTGCTGCAGGTTGAAGCCGTGAATGGCGATGATCCCGAATCAGCAAAAGAGCGCGTTCACTTTCCTGGTCTGACACCACTTTATCCAAACCGCCATATGAAATTGGAGACAGGTACAAGACAGCTGTCTACAAGAATTATGGACCTGCTTGCACCGGTTGGATTCGGTCAGCGCGGTCTGATCGTCGCGCCTCCAAAAGCAGGTAAGACCATGCTATTAAAGGAAATAGCCAATAGCATTACAACCAACCACCCGGAAGCGGAATTGATCGTGCTATTGATTGACGAGCGCCCGGAAGAGGTAACAGACATCGAGCGTTCAGTTGCAGGCGATGTAGTCAGCTCCACATTTGATGAAGTGCCGGAAAACCACATTAAAGTGGCCGAGCTCGTTCTTGAACGTGCTATGCGCCTTGTTGAGCATAAGCGTGATGTTGTGATTCTGATGGACAGCATTACAAGACTGGCAAGAGCTTATAACCTGGTTATTCCTCCAAGCGGCAGAACCCTGTCCGGCGGTATTGACCCGGCGGCATTCCACCGTCCAAAGCGATTCTTCGGTGCAGCCCGAAACATTGAAGAGGGCGGAAGTTTAACGATTCTGGCAACTGCACTCGTTGACACGGGTTCACGGATGGATGATGTCATCTATGAAGAATTCAAAGGGACAGGCAATATGGAGCTGCACCTTGACCGTTCACTGGCTGAAAGAAGAATCTTCCCGGCCATCGACATCCGCCGCTCCGGCACGCGAAAAGAGGAACTTCTTATTCAGAAGGATCACCTGGACAAGCTGTGGGCAATCCGCAAGTCCATGTCAGATTCACCGGATTTCGCCGAAAAACTGCTTCGCAAGCTAAGACAGACAAAATCAAACGAAGAATTTTTCGCTAACCTTGCTGAAGAAATGAAGGCTAAGCGTTCGTAA
- the rpmE gene encoding 50S ribosomal protein L31, producing MKSGIHPNYKKAMVKCACGNEFETGSVQEEIRVETCSECHPFYTGRQKFAEAGGRVDRFNKKYGIKSEQK from the coding sequence ATGAAATCAGGAATTCATCCTAACTATAAAAAAGCAATGGTGAAATGTGCTTGCGGTAACGAGTTCGAAACCGGTTCTGTTCAAGAAGAGATCCGCGTTGAAACTTGCTCTGAGTGCCATCCATTCTACACTGGACGTCAGAAATTCGCTGAAGCCGGCGGACGTGTTGACCGTTTCAATAAGAAATACGGCATTAAGTCAGAACAAAAATAA
- a CDS encoding thymidine kinase: protein MYVMNHHGWVEVICGSMFSGKSEELIRRVRRAQFAKQQIAVFKPQIDNRYSDEAVVSHNGTSVIAKPLTQSTDIFKYITPETDLIAIDEVQFFDDEIVKVIQHLADSGHRVIAAGLDQDFRGEPFGQMPAIMAIAELVTKLQAVCAVCGSPASRTQRLINGNPASYDDPVILVGASEAYEPRCRHHHEVPKSPNVLEKQKTTEFLS from the coding sequence ATGTACGTTATGAATCATCACGGATGGGTGGAAGTCATTTGCGGCAGCATGTTCTCCGGCAAATCAGAAGAACTGATTCGCCGTGTGCGCAGAGCTCAGTTCGCCAAACAGCAAATCGCTGTATTTAAACCGCAGATTGATAACCGATATAGTGATGAAGCTGTCGTTTCACATAATGGAACTTCGGTCATAGCTAAACCCCTGACCCAGTCTACCGATATTTTTAAATACATTACACCTGAAACTGATTTGATTGCTATTGATGAAGTGCAATTTTTTGATGATGAAATTGTCAAAGTCATTCAGCACCTGGCTGACAGCGGGCATCGTGTCATTGCTGCCGGACTTGACCAGGACTTCCGCGGGGAGCCGTTTGGCCAAATGCCTGCCATCATGGCGATAGCAGAATTGGTAACAAAGCTTCAAGCTGTCTGTGCCGTCTGCGGATCACCTGCAAGCCGCACACAGCGCCTGATCAATGGAAATCCAGCTTCATATGATGATCCGGTTATTTTAGTTGGCGCCTCAGAAGCCTATGAACCGCGCTGCCGCCATCACCATGAAGTTCCCAAATCACCCAATGTTCTAGAAAAACAGAAGACAACCGAGTTTTTATCATAA
- a CDS encoding DMT family transporter: MKAILLGVCSAFFFAFTFVLNRAMEMDGGSWLWSASLRYFFMIPLLVAIVAFRRNLRPLFIEMKKAPGPWLLWSFVGFGLFYAPLCFAAAYGPGWLIAGTWQITIISGSLLAPFFFVAFQTGNGTVKVRGKIPFRGMMMSVVILLGVAVMQVEHASSISLRDTLLVIIPLIIASFAYPLGNRKMMDVCENRLDAYQRVLGMTIASLPFWFLLSFAALATSGVPSFSQVTQSGLVALFSGVFATVLFFAATDLVRGNMQKLGAVEATQSLEVLFAVLGEVALLSSPLPSGISLTGMALVIAGMALHSFVSSNNAILKRKAA, from the coding sequence GGATGGCGGGAGCTGGCTATGGAGTGCATCGCTCCGCTATTTTTTTATGATTCCACTGTTGGTTGCCATTGTGGCATTCAGGAGAAATTTGCGGCCATTATTTATTGAAATGAAAAAGGCCCCAGGGCCGTGGCTGCTATGGAGCTTTGTAGGCTTTGGCTTATTTTACGCACCTTTATGTTTTGCGGCAGCCTATGGACCCGGCTGGCTGATTGCCGGAACCTGGCAGATTACGATTATCTCCGGTTCCCTGCTTGCACCGTTTTTTTTCGTTGCGTTTCAAACCGGAAATGGAACGGTGAAAGTAAGAGGGAAAATTCCTTTTCGCGGAATGATGATGAGCGTGGTTATTCTTCTTGGAGTTGCGGTTATGCAGGTGGAGCACGCATCCTCCATTTCTTTGCGGGATACGCTGCTTGTCATCATTCCTTTGATTATTGCATCCTTTGCCTACCCGTTAGGCAACCGTAAAATGATGGATGTGTGTGAGAATCGGCTTGACGCCTACCAGCGTGTGCTCGGTATGACAATTGCCAGTCTTCCATTTTGGTTCCTGCTTTCATTTGCCGCCCTTGCAACAAGCGGAGTGCCCAGTTTCAGCCAGGTCACTCAATCCGGTTTAGTCGCTCTCTTTTCCGGAGTTTTTGCTACAGTATTATTCTTTGCAGCAACAGACCTAGTCCGGGGCAATATGCAAAAGCTGGGAGCTGTGGAAGCAACCCAATCTCTCGAGGTTCTTTTCGCTGTACTCGGTGAAGTGGCGCTGCTGTCAAGCCCGCTGCCATCTGGAATTTCTTTAACAGGGATGGCCCTTGTCATTGCTGGTATGGCGCTGCACAGTTTTGTGTCCTCGAACAACGCTATTTTAAAAAGAAAAGCTGCGTAA
- the fsa gene encoding fructose-6-phosphate aldolase has product MKFFIDTANMDEIKEAYALGVVAGVTTNPSLVAKEKNVSFPDRLREITELVPGSVSAEVIALDAEGMIKEGRELAAIAPNITIKVPMTPDGLKAVSAFSKEGIKTNVTLIFSANQALLAARAGATYVSPFLGRLDDIGHNGLDLISTIAEIFAIHDIDTEIIAASIRHPQHVTDAALRGAHIATIPYKVIQQLFNHPLTDKGIEAFLADWNSRG; this is encoded by the coding sequence ATGAAGTTTTTCATCGATACAGCGAACATGGACGAAATTAAAGAAGCATATGCCCTTGGGGTAGTTGCCGGAGTAACAACCAACCCATCATTGGTGGCAAAGGAAAAGAATGTATCCTTCCCTGACCGTCTTCGTGAGATCACGGAATTGGTGCCAGGCTCAGTTAGCGCTGAGGTTATCGCTCTTGATGCTGAAGGCATGATTAAAGAAGGAAGAGAGCTTGCAGCGATTGCACCGAACATCACAATCAAGGTGCCAATGACACCGGATGGTTTGAAAGCCGTAAGCGCCTTTTCAAAAGAAGGCATTAAAACAAATGTAACGCTGATCTTCAGTGCAAACCAGGCGCTGCTTGCTGCAAGAGCAGGTGCTACATACGTTTCCCCATTCCTTGGACGCTTGGACGATATTGGCCACAACGGTCTTGATCTAATCTCCACAATTGCAGAGATCTTCGCGATTCATGACATTGATACAGAAATCATTGCGGCTTCCATCAGACATCCTCAGCATGTGACGGATGCAGCATTAAGAGGAGCTCATATCGCGACAATTCCTTATAAAGTCATCCAGCAATTATTCAACCACCCTCTGACAGATAAGGGAATCGAAGCGTTCCTCGCAGACTGGAACTCAAGAGGATAA
- the glpX gene encoding class II fructose-bisphosphatase, whose amino-acid sequence MERSLSMELVRVTEGAALASARWMGRGLKDEADDAATSAMRDVFDTVPMKGTVVIGEGEMDEAPMLYIGEKLGTGYGPRVDVAVDPLEGTNIVASGGWNALAVLAVADHGNLLHAPDMYMDKIAVGPEAVGQIDINASVLDNLKAVAKAKNKDIQDVVATVLNRERHEHIISQLREAGARIKLINDGDVAGAINTAFDETGVDILFGSGGAPEGVLAAVALKCLGGEIQGKLLPQNDAEAERCLKMGLDINKVLLMEDLVKGDDAIFAATGVTDGELLKGVQFKGSYGSTHSIVMRAKSGTVRFVEGRHSLKKKPNLVIK is encoded by the coding sequence ATGGAAAGAAGTTTGTCAATGGAATTAGTTCGCGTAACGGAAGGTGCCGCTTTAGCATCAGCACGCTGGATGGGCCGCGGATTAAAGGATGAAGCGGATGATGCCGCTACTTCTGCAATGAGAGATGTATTCGATACAGTGCCAATGAAGGGGACAGTCGTTATCGGGGAAGGCGAAATGGATGAAGCACCAATGCTTTATATCGGGGAAAAGCTTGGGACAGGCTATGGTCCGCGTGTAGATGTCGCTGTTGATCCGCTTGAAGGCACTAACATCGTAGCATCCGGCGGCTGGAATGCATTAGCTGTTCTTGCGGTAGCTGACCATGGAAATCTTCTGCATGCTCCAGATATGTACATGGACAAAATTGCAGTCGGTCCTGAAGCGGTTGGACAAATTGATATTAACGCTTCTGTTTTGGATAATTTGAAAGCGGTGGCAAAAGCCAAAAACAAGGATATCCAGGATGTTGTGGCGACAGTGCTTAACCGTGAGCGCCATGAACACATCATCAGCCAGCTTCGCGAAGCAGGTGCCAGAATTAAATTAATCAACGATGGCGACGTGGCTGGAGCCATTAATACTGCCTTTGATGAAACGGGTGTCGATATTCTGTTCGGATCAGGCGGAGCACCAGAAGGCGTGCTGGCAGCTGTTGCCCTAAAGTGCCTTGGCGGGGAAATTCAGGGGAAACTTCTTCCGCAAAATGACGCAGAGGCTGAGCGCTGCTTGAAGATGGGCCTTGATATTAATAAAGTCCTTCTTATGGAAGACCTGGTAAAAGGCGATGACGCAATTTTTGCTGCAACAGGCGTAACAGATGGTGAGCTTTTGAAAGGCGTACAGTTTAAAGGCTCATATGGTTCAACCCATTCAATTGTTATGCGTGCCAAATCAGGAACGGTCCGCTTTGTCGAAGGGCGCCATAGTTTGAAGAAAAAGCCTAATCTTGTTATTAAATAA